Proteins found in one Maridesulfovibrio sp. genomic segment:
- a CDS encoding TlyA family RNA methyltransferase, whose translation MAKKERADQMLFAQGLSESREQAKRMIMAGQAHYLKDGQKIPVTKPGMQLDPALEIVVKGRDRFVSRGGYKLLTAIEELGLDPDGKVALDAGASTGGFTDCLLQFGALRVYAADVGYGQLHWKLQQDERVTNLERINLRHAEEGLLPEKVDLAVCDVSFISLTKILPALVRLLKADGEIVCLIKPQFEVGPGQTDKGVVRDKALRQQAVDMIVHFAASELGLQLKGLVPSSIKGPKGNQEYLAYFIL comes from the coding sequence GTGGCCAAAAAGGAACGTGCTGATCAGATGCTTTTCGCTCAAGGTCTTTCAGAAAGCCGCGAGCAGGCTAAGCGTATGATCATGGCCGGACAGGCTCATTACCTTAAAGACGGCCAGAAAATTCCAGTAACCAAGCCCGGAATGCAACTTGATCCGGCTCTTGAAATTGTCGTAAAAGGACGGGACCGTTTTGTCAGCCGTGGCGGTTATAAATTACTGACCGCCATAGAAGAACTTGGTCTTGATCCCGATGGTAAGGTTGCTTTAGACGCGGGTGCATCCACCGGTGGTTTTACAGATTGCCTGCTCCAATTTGGTGCCCTGAGAGTCTATGCAGCCGATGTAGGATACGGACAGCTGCACTGGAAGCTACAGCAGGACGAACGGGTCACTAATCTTGAACGCATAAATCTACGCCATGCTGAAGAAGGACTTCTTCCGGAAAAAGTGGATCTGGCCGTCTGTGACGTTTCTTTTATTTCATTGACCAAAATTCTTCCGGCATTAGTTCGCCTGCTCAAGGCTGACGGAGAAATAGTCTGCCTGATTAAGCCGCAATTTGAAGTCGGCCCCGGCCAGACAGATAAGGGCGTGGTCCGAGATAAAGCCTTGAGGCAGCAGGCTGTAGATATGATCGTACACTTTGCAGCATCCGAACTCGGTTTACAGCTTAAAGGTCTTGTTCCTTCAAGTATTAAAGGACCTAAAGGTAACCAGGAATATCTAGCGTATTTTATTCTTTAA
- a CDS encoding outer membrane protein transport protein produces the protein MRTRFTACFNVLTLFIGLAVIAGFCGKADAAGFAIYEWGARGNALGGAMVAKANDPSAVAWNPAGITQLKGTHISAGVAMISPMMDLSTTYNGVTTKNSGTKNVFFPANAYITHQINDNVWLGVGAFTRYGLGTEFSEDWYGRYASYKTSIETYSFNPNLAYKFNDYISFAAGIELMKVRADLRKKLDASGQYIPTTYAADVDQRIIVNGFTPGFNAAVHITPSDEWAIGLSWRSKMNHRASGSASYRLPAGMPQPPKAFNDSDVSMDMTTPHMFLGGVEYKPLKNLSIEFDAVLSMWSDYDSIDYHFDKKTAIGRNDVSVTKKWNDVWKFEVGVEYLPIEDLALRVGYFYDQSPIPDGYIDYMLPTSDRQNLSLGLGWKYKSFSVNAAYNYLWMKDRNVEARPADHILKTEITNSRTHIVSLDMGYDF, from the coding sequence ATGAGGACTAGATTTACAGCATGCTTTAACGTGCTGACTTTATTTATCGGATTGGCAGTAATTGCCGGATTCTGCGGCAAAGCAGATGCAGCCGGCTTTGCTATCTATGAGTGGGGAGCTCGTGGTAATGCACTTGGTGGGGCCATGGTGGCAAAAGCTAACGATCCTTCTGCTGTAGCGTGGAACCCCGCTGGCATTACACAGTTGAAAGGCACCCACATCTCTGCCGGTGTGGCCATGATCTCTCCCATGATGGATCTGAGCACCACCTACAACGGTGTTACAACTAAAAACAGCGGCACAAAAAACGTATTTTTCCCGGCCAATGCATACATCACACATCAGATTAACGACAATGTCTGGCTTGGAGTCGGCGCCTTTACACGCTACGGACTGGGGACTGAATTTTCTGAAGATTGGTACGGTAGGTACGCCTCCTACAAAACTTCGATCGAAACTTATTCTTTTAACCCCAACCTTGCATATAAATTTAACGACTATATCTCTTTTGCTGCCGGTATCGAGCTCATGAAAGTCCGTGCCGACCTGCGGAAAAAGCTTGATGCATCCGGACAATACATCCCAACTACATATGCCGCAGATGTTGATCAGCGCATTATTGTTAACGGATTCACTCCCGGCTTTAACGCAGCTGTTCACATTACTCCCAGTGATGAGTGGGCGATCGGACTATCCTGGCGTAGTAAAATGAACCATAGGGCATCCGGTTCAGCAAGCTATAGGCTTCCTGCAGGAATGCCTCAGCCGCCAAAGGCATTTAATGATTCAGACGTTTCCATGGATATGACCACACCTCACATGTTTTTGGGTGGCGTTGAGTATAAGCCGCTTAAAAATTTAAGCATTGAGTTTGATGCCGTATTGTCCATGTGGAGCGATTACGACTCTATAGACTACCATTTCGATAAAAAGACAGCCATCGGACGCAACGATGTTAGTGTCACAAAAAAATGGAATGATGTCTGGAAATTTGAGGTCGGTGTTGAATATCTGCCTATCGAAGATCTGGCGCTCAGAGTCGGTTATTTCTATGACCAGAGCCCCATTCCTGACGGCTATATAGACTACATGCTGCCCACAAGTGACAGGCAGAACCTTTCACTTGGTCTCGGCTGGAAATACAAAAGCTTTTCAGTTAACGCAGCATACAACTACCTGTGGATGAAAGACCGCAATGTAGAGGCAAGACCGGCTGATCATATTCTAAAGACAGAAATTACCAATTCCCGTACTCACATTGTGAGTTTGGATATGGGATATGATTTTTAA
- a CDS encoding IS3 family transposase (programmed frameshift), which translates to MKKEESQRVRRSQRDYTMGFKLAVVAMVEEGEMTYKQAQKTYGIQGRSTVLVWLRKHGTLDWSKPMVHLKRMPKSKETPAQKIKRLEKELQEEKIKTMLLNEMIDISDRELGTSIRKKPYPRAARGLQETKQISLSACCRQLGVSRQSIYQAEKRHKVREKQFQEVKKLVLSLRARMPRLGTRKLYFLLREKFVARGIKLGRDAFFALLRREHLLIKTRKNYTKTTNSKHWLKKHPNLLKEFKPQYSEEVFVSDITYVKTLNKTYYLSLITDSFSRKIVGHNLSSDLSAEGTAKALDMAIKNRKTRNKTIHHSDRGLQYASSIYQNKLKKAEMVPSMTDGYDCYQNALAERINGILKQEFLVFKCTSFDELNSLVKESIEIYNSERPHLSLKMKTPNQIHKQGCGGTPTAL; encoded by the exons ATGAAAAAGGAAGAAAGTCAAAGAGTAAGGCGAAGTCAGCGCGATTACACAATGGGCTTTAAATTAGCGGTTGTTGCGATGGTAGAAGAAGGCGAAATGACCTACAAGCAAGCCCAAAAGACATACGGGATTCAAGGCCGCAGCACTGTTTTAGTCTGGCTGAGAAAGCACGGAACCCTTGACTGGAGCAAACCTATGGTACATCTGAAAAGAATGCCAAAATCTAAAGAGACTCCAGCACAAAAGATCAAGCGTCTTGAAAAAGAGCTTCAGGAAGAGAAGATCAAAACTATGCTTCTCAACGAAATGATTGATATTTCTGACAGAGAACTGGGTACTTCCATAAGAAAAAAAC CTTACCCCCGAGCTGCACGAGGTCTTCAGGAAACAAAGCAAATAAGTTTATCTGCTTGCTGTAGACAGCTCGGGGTGAGTCGGCAATCGATATATCAGGCTGAAAAACGCCATAAGGTACGGGAAAAACAGTTCCAAGAAGTAAAGAAACTTGTTTTGAGTCTGCGGGCCAGAATGCCTCGGCTGGGAACGCGTAAGCTTTATTTTTTATTGCGTGAGAAATTTGTAGCTCGTGGAATCAAGCTTGGACGGGATGCCTTTTTCGCATTATTGCGCAGAGAGCATTTACTGATAAAAACAAGAAAAAATTACACAAAAACTACAAATTCAAAGCATTGGCTCAAAAAACATCCTAATTTATTGAAGGAGTTTAAGCCTCAGTATTCAGAAGAAGTCTTTGTTAGTGATATAACTTACGTAAAAACGTTAAATAAAACATACTATCTATCACTAATTACAGACTCTTTTAGCAGAAAAATTGTAGGTCACAATTTGAGTTCTGATCTTAGTGCCGAAGGGACCGCTAAAGCTTTAGATATGGCTATCAAAAACCGAAAAACGCGAAACAAAACAATCCACCATTCAGATCGTGGATTGCAGTACGCATCGTCCATTTATCAAAACAAGCTCAAGAAAGCCGAAATGGTCCCATCTATGACAGATGGGTATGATTGTTACCAAAATGCGTTAGCTGAACGTATAAATGGAATTTTAAAACAAGAATTTTTGGTGTTTAAATGCACTAGTTTTGATGAGTTAAATTCACTCGTAAAAGAGTCTATTGAAATATATAATTCTGAACGTCCTCATCTTAGTTTGAAAATGAAAACACCGAACCAAATACATAAACAGGGCTGTGGGGGTACCCCCACAGCCCTGTAG
- a CDS encoding DUF4139 domain-containing protein, which yields MAASERVVFYPSGADFSSKVKANIKNDVSGNYVMFTLSGQAIPDTFTIASLSKNVVINDVSWARSDLSRSPAAIDLGKKIDQLKFKRDAVLSRKKAVDGGISFWKERGKEQQTKPSDLGKIAGQVVENLSKLYAQSNKLDAKIADLQELINDLQRQLKEMAGGGKRVWNVKVSVASKSAKSAEFKIGYMLRNCGWIPKYKLDAYPSDGKMKFTFEAEIRQGSGIDFKNCDIALATVKRLSRISPPQLSRWVIEPQAEVEIARDGYAMEEAMPMVTSAMREPAKNAVSKRAPMRVNKATYSLWEMGRKTIPAGSIRKYAVESETWKSDFTFIARPSLTPDVFVSAETNLESAKDYPAGVALMMMEGTMIGKRRFTFSGKEKKIFFGSDPMLKAEHKILEKKSGEKGMFGSKQTYSWKYGIELDNSRNKPVKILVQEPAPVSGDKRIKLEISSKPKAEIKDDNFEWQVEVPASDKYKINYSIEMNAPDDMKLDLGSGS from the coding sequence ATGGCCGCTTCTGAAAGGGTGGTTTTTTACCCATCCGGGGCCGATTTCAGCAGTAAGGTAAAGGCGAATATCAAGAATGATGTGAGCGGTAACTATGTGATGTTTACTCTTTCCGGGCAGGCAATTCCAGATACTTTTACTATAGCTTCTTTGAGCAAAAATGTCGTTATAAATGATGTCTCGTGGGCTAGAAGTGATTTGTCTCGGTCACCGGCTGCAATTGATCTGGGTAAGAAAATTGATCAGCTGAAATTTAAGCGTGATGCTGTTCTCTCCCGGAAGAAGGCCGTGGATGGCGGTATCTCTTTCTGGAAGGAAAGAGGGAAGGAACAGCAGACAAAACCATCAGACCTTGGAAAGATTGCGGGGCAGGTGGTTGAAAATCTTTCAAAATTATATGCGCAGTCAAACAAGCTTGATGCCAAGATTGCAGATTTGCAGGAGCTGATTAACGATCTGCAAAGACAGTTGAAAGAAATGGCGGGGGGCGGAAAAAGAGTTTGGAATGTTAAGGTTTCAGTTGCTTCAAAAAGCGCCAAAAGTGCCGAATTCAAAATCGGTTATATGCTTCGTAATTGCGGCTGGATTCCCAAATATAAACTTGATGCATACCCTAGCGATGGGAAAATGAAATTTACCTTTGAAGCTGAGATCAGACAGGGTAGCGGTATCGATTTTAAAAACTGTGATATTGCCCTTGCGACAGTTAAGAGACTTTCCAGAATTTCTCCTCCTCAGCTTAGCCGCTGGGTAATAGAACCTCAAGCCGAAGTTGAGATCGCAAGAGATGGATATGCCATGGAAGAAGCTATGCCTATGGTTACTTCAGCCATGCGTGAACCGGCTAAAAATGCCGTTAGTAAGCGTGCTCCCATGCGTGTAAACAAAGCAACCTATTCGCTTTGGGAGATGGGACGCAAAACAATTCCTGCGGGCAGCATCAGGAAATATGCGGTGGAAAGTGAAACCTGGAAATCTGATTTCACTTTTATCGCGCGCCCGTCATTGACCCCGGATGTCTTTGTTTCCGCCGAAACCAATCTTGAATCAGCAAAGGATTATCCCGCCGGAGTGGCTTTGATGATGATGGAAGGGACAATGATCGGCAAAAGGAGATTCACTTTTTCCGGCAAGGAAAAGAAGATCTTTTTTGGCTCTGATCCCATGCTCAAGGCGGAGCACAAAATTCTGGAAAAGAAATCCGGCGAGAAAGGTATGTTCGGATCTAAGCAGACCTACAGCTGGAAGTATGGAATAGAGCTCGATAACAGCCGTAATAAACCTGTTAAAATACTTGTGCAGGAACCTGCTCCTGTTTCCGGCGACAAGAGGATCAAACTGGAAATTTCCTCCAAACCGAAAGCAGAAATCAAGGACGATAACTTTGAATGGCAGGTTGAAGTACCGGCAAGCGACAAGTATAAAATTAACTATTCAATAGAAATGAATGCTCCGGACGATATGAAGTTAGACCTTGGCTCCGGAAGCTAA
- the galE gene encoding UDP-glucose 4-epimerase GalE produces MANKLSLLVCGGAGYIGSHMTRMIAESGHDVTVFDNLSTGHAEALKWGKFVQGDLRNPADLERLFAEGSYDAVFHFSGLIVVSESVEKPYEYYDNNVTGTLNLLQAMRKHNVDKFVFSSTAAVYGDPVMDIITEDHPLKPLNPYGRTKLQVEEILQDYAVAYGMNSVCFRYFNAAGAHPDSMIGEAHSPETHLIPNILLSCIEEGRRLKIFGNEYPTPDGTCVRDYIHILDLCDAHLKAVEFMGNNKGAHSFNLGNGKGFSILEVIKAASEVIGREIKFDYEPARAGDSPRLVADSSKAAERIKWTPEYTDLREIIETAYHWHKNPGY; encoded by the coding sequence ATGGCCAATAAACTTTCTCTGCTGGTTTGTGGTGGTGCAGGATACATAGGGTCACATATGACCAGAATGATTGCCGAATCTGGGCACGATGTAACTGTATTCGATAACCTGTCTACAGGTCACGCGGAAGCTCTGAAATGGGGCAAATTTGTGCAAGGCGACCTGCGTAATCCAGCTGATCTTGAAAGATTATTTGCGGAAGGCTCATATGACGCTGTGTTTCATTTTTCCGGCTTGATTGTGGTCAGCGAGTCTGTAGAAAAACCTTACGAATATTACGATAACAACGTAACCGGAACTCTTAATCTGCTACAGGCAATGCGCAAACATAATGTGGATAAATTTGTTTTTTCTTCCACAGCCGCAGTCTACGGTGACCCGGTAATGGATATTATAACCGAAGATCACCCACTTAAACCGTTGAATCCTTATGGCCGGACAAAACTCCAAGTGGAGGAAATCCTGCAGGATTACGCTGTTGCCTACGGGATGAATTCTGTCTGTTTCAGATATTTTAACGCCGCCGGCGCACACCCGGACAGCATGATAGGGGAAGCACATTCACCGGAAACCCACCTGATCCCCAATATTCTGCTTAGCTGTATTGAAGAAGGACGCAGGCTTAAGATTTTCGGCAATGAATACCCTACCCCTGACGGCACTTGCGTACGTGATTATATACATATTTTAGATCTTTGCGATGCCCATCTCAAAGCTGTAGAATTTATGGGCAATAACAAAGGAGCACATTCCTTCAATCTGGGTAATGGTAAAGGATTCAGTATTCTTGAAGTTATCAAAGCGGCAAGTGAAGTAATCGGCCGTGAAATTAAATTTGACTATGAACCGGCTCGGGCCGGAGATTCGCCCCGACTGGTCGCGGACAGCTCCAAAGCAGCCGAACGAATTAAGTGGACTCCGGAATATACAGATTTGCGCGAGATTATTGAAACGGCTTACCACTGGCATAAAAATCCCGGATACTAA
- a CDS encoding methyltransferase domain-containing protein produces MRDISKVSLPPEDLHICFGGGNFKASGRKMIDLCRDKLGLQPDERVLDIGCGIGRLSFPLLEYLSREGSYDGFDTFHVGVEWCTENITPEFPNFQYQKVDLFNSTYNPGARTKAAEFVFPYADNSKDLVMLNSVFTHMMPEDIINYINEIDRVLTDNGRLFATFFLVNAESTGLMDAGKSSLDLYKYGVFYTADPKDPMDAVGYDEKFALNMFQQKGFKIQEILYGNWCGRESRYYQDTLLITR; encoded by the coding sequence ATGAGAGATATCAGTAAAGTTTCTTTACCCCCGGAAGATCTGCACATCTGTTTCGGCGGAGGTAATTTTAAAGCCTCCGGCAGGAAAATGATTGATCTTTGCCGAGACAAACTTGGATTACAACCGGACGAGAGGGTGTTGGATATCGGCTGTGGAATCGGCAGATTGTCTTTTCCCCTGCTTGAATATCTTTCCAGAGAAGGAAGCTATGATGGGTTTGATACCTTCCATGTGGGTGTTGAGTGGTGTACCGAGAACATTACACCCGAGTTTCCTAATTTTCAGTATCAAAAAGTAGATCTTTTTAATTCTACCTACAACCCCGGAGCTCGGACCAAAGCTGCCGAGTTTGTATTTCCTTACGCGGATAATTCCAAAGATCTTGTCATGCTTAATTCCGTCTTTACTCATATGATGCCTGAAGACATCATCAACTATATTAATGAAATTGATCGTGTTTTAACGGATAATGGGCGTCTTTTCGCAACATTCTTTCTGGTTAATGCTGAATCAACCGGGCTTATGGATGCGGGTAAAAGTTCATTGGATTTATATAAGTACGGCGTTTTTTATACCGCTGATCCTAAAGATCCTATGGATGCGGTCGGCTATGATGAAAAATTCGCCCTGAATATGTTTCAGCAGAAGGGATTTAAAATTCAGGAAATCTTATACGGTAACTGGTGCGGCCGGGAATCCCGATACTATCAGGACACCCTATTGATTACCCGTTGA
- a CDS encoding thioredoxin domain-containing protein: MLKRILLLMSVVVLFSGCMSKQMLKEQITETIRENPQIVLDAMRESSIDMLAIVEQGIDEREKLKREEVFNAEIKNPYLPQIWAERPLLGNPDAPVTIVEYTDFLCPYCRKGAEVVTQLVKEHPDKYRLIFKHLPMHKNSRQLAIIFEAIAKLDQKKAYKFHDLAFKNQKALYEDKDGSVLGKIIADTGVDPNLLQKTLNSVDLQKYIKADEKEANEFKIDATPTFLINGVSVRGYLPADRFEAMVDMILDKSAAKTSAENPDGEVCEDCLNKM, translated from the coding sequence ATGTTAAAGCGAATTTTGCTGCTAATGTCGGTTGTAGTTCTTTTTTCCGGATGTATGAGTAAACAGATGCTGAAGGAGCAGATTACCGAAACAATTCGGGAAAATCCCCAGATTGTACTTGATGCCATGCGTGAAAGCAGCATCGATATGCTTGCAATTGTCGAGCAGGGTATTGATGAAAGAGAAAAGCTTAAACGTGAAGAAGTATTCAATGCAGAAATAAAAAATCCTTATCTGCCTCAAATCTGGGCAGAGCGGCCTTTGCTTGGTAATCCCGATGCACCGGTAACAATAGTTGAATATACTGATTTCCTCTGTCCTTACTGCCGCAAAGGGGCAGAAGTGGTCACTCAGTTGGTTAAAGAACATCCCGATAAATACAGACTCATATTCAAACATCTGCCTATGCATAAGAACTCCCGCCAATTGGCTATCATCTTTGAGGCCATAGCAAAATTAGACCAGAAAAAGGCTTATAAGTTCCACGACTTGGCATTCAAAAACCAGAAAGCACTTTATGAAGATAAAGACGGCTCCGTGCTGGGCAAAATAATAGCAGATACAGGCGTAGATCCAAATCTCCTCCAGAAAACTCTCAATTCTGTTGACTTGCAAAAATATATAAAGGCTGACGAAAAAGAAGCTAATGAGTTCAAAATTGATGCAACCCCAACTTTCCTTATCAACGGAGTCTCCGTGCGCGGCTACCTTCCGGCGGACAGATTTGAGGCTATGGTCGATATGATTCTTGATAAATCTGCTGCAAAAACATCTGCTGAAAACCCTGACGGCGAAGTCTGCGAAGACTGCCTGAATAAGATGTAA
- a CDS encoding exosortase system-associated protein, TIGR04073 family — MIKSKKNVQILLVAVALSSMLLGGCSLNSANYVGDGENYSDRAPRKLGRGMTNILSAPLEIPNQSVDLAAENDEPAQQAAGYIGGFFVGVAYTGGRIVSGMYDIVTSPFGGPSVPTMDPDLIHSDFMEKVDARTDSFNDIYNLSEK, encoded by the coding sequence ATGATTAAATCCAAAAAAAATGTACAGATATTACTTGTCGCAGTGGCCTTATCCTCAATGCTGCTTGGCGGCTGCTCCTTGAATTCAGCGAATTATGTAGGAGACGGGGAAAATTATTCTGATCGCGCACCCCGAAAGCTGGGTAGAGGGATGACGAATATCCTTTCCGCTCCGCTTGAAATTCCCAATCAGTCTGTTGATCTTGCTGCTGAGAATGATGAACCGGCGCAACAGGCTGCCGGTTATATAGGCGGTTTTTTTGTGGGAGTAGCCTATACCGGAGGCAGGATTGTTTCCGGTATGTACGATATAGTCACCTCTCCTTTTGGCGGCCCCTCCGTTCCCACTATGGATCCTGATTTGATTCATTCCGATTTTATGGAAAAGGTTGATGCTAGGACCGATTCTTTCAATGATATCTATAATCTTAGCGAGAAATAA